A segment of the Opitutia bacterium genome:
GCCGTATTTCGAGGCGGACGATTTTCACTCCGCGGCGAACAAGGCCAAGATGGCGAGCGGGACGCCGTTGAACGACGAGGATCGGGCGCCGTGGCTCGAGGCGATCCGCGCGAAGATGAACGCCACCATCGACGCGGGACAGAGCGCGGTCTTCACGTGCTCCGCGCTGAAAGAAAAATACCGCGCCGTGCTCGCGGGCGACGCCAAGCACCCGGTCACGATCGTGTTTCTCAACGGCGACTACGAAACGATCCTCGCACGCGTGAGCCGACGCAAAGGCCACTTCATGAAAGCCGACTTGGTGCGAAGCCAATTCGAGGCGCTCGAGCACCCGAAGGACGCGCTCGAACTCGACATCCGCGAGTCTCCCGAAGCGCTGCTGGAAAAGATCCTCGCCACCGTGCGCTGACGCGCATCGGCGGTCCTCGCCGCTAGCTCTTCGCTGCGGCCGGGCCGGAATTGCGCAACGCA
Coding sequences within it:
- a CDS encoding gluconokinase gives rise to the protein MGVAGSGKTTLGKRAAAALGWPYFEADDFHSAANKAKMASGTPLNDEDRAPWLEAIRAKMNATIDAGQSAVFTCSALKEKYRAVLAGDAKHPVTIVFLNGDYETILARVSRRKGHFMKADLVRSQFEALEHPKDALELDIRESPEALLEKILATVR